The following proteins are encoded in a genomic region of Gavia stellata isolate bGavSte3 unplaced genomic scaffold, bGavSte3.hap2 HAP2_SCAFFOLD_42, whole genome shotgun sequence:
- the LOC132321497 gene encoding olfactory receptor 14C36-like has product MSNSSSITQFLLLAFTDTWELQLLHFCLFLGIYLAALLGNGLIITAIVCDHHLHSPMYFFLLNLSLLDLGSISTTVPKAMANSLWDTRAISYAACAAQVFLFLFFMSAEFYLLTIMAYDRYVAICQPLHYGTLLGSRACVHMAAAAWGSGLLNAVLQTANTFSLPICQGTVLKQFFCEVPQILKLSCSDSYLREVGLIVVSACFAFGCFVFIVLSYVQILRAVLRIPSEQGRHKAFSTCLPHLAVVSLFLSTIMFSYLKPPSISSPSLDLVMAVLYSVVPPAVNPLIYSMRNQELKDAIKKWFSWTFFNS; this is encoded by the coding sequence atgtccaacagcagctctatcacccagttcctcctcctggcattcacAGACAcgtgggagctgcagctcttgcacttctgcctcttcctgggcatctacctggctgccctcctgggcaatggcctcatcatcaccgccatagtctgcgaccaccacctccacagccccatgtacttcttcctcctcaacctctccctcctcgacctgggctccatctccaccactgtccccaaagccatggccaattccctctgggacaccagggccatttCCTATGCAGCATGTGCTgcccaagtgtttttgtttctcttcttcatgTCAGCAGAGTTTTATCTTCTCACCATCATGGCGTATGACCGCTATGTTGCCATCTGCcaacccctgcactacgggaccctcctgggcagcagagcttgtgtccacatggcagcagctgcctggggcagtgggttgctcaatgctgtgctgcaaacagccaatacattttcactaccaaTCTGCCAAGGCACTGTTCTAAAGCAGTTTTTCTGTGaagttccccagatcctcaaaCTCTCGTGCTCAGactcctacctcagggaagttgggcttatTGTGGTTAgcgcttgttttgcttttgggtgttttgtttttattgtgctgtcctatgtgcagatcttgagggccgtgctgaggatcccctctgagcagggacggcacaaagccttttccacgtgcctccctcacctagctgtggtctccctgttcctcagcaCCATCATGTTttcctacctgaagcccccctccatctcctccccatccctggacctggtgATGGCAGTTCTctactcggtggtgcctccagcagtgaaccccctcatctacagcatgaggaaccaggagctcaaggatgccatcaagaaatggttttcatggacatttttcaacagctga